In Styela clava chromosome 14, kaStyClav1.hap1.2, whole genome shotgun sequence, the following are encoded in one genomic region:
- the LOC144431965 gene encoding sorcin-like isoform X1, which produces MSWNQPPRYGQPRGYAPPPPQAQGYAPSQAQGYAPPPPQAQGYAPPPPRAQGYAPTQHAPPPGVDPNAFHWFQTVDQDRSGRISSNELQTALMNNKMKQFNSETCRLMIGMFDKDSDGLIDMYEFSALWAYIQQWRQCFDSFDTDRSGNIDANELLKALHTFGYRLSHQFCQLIVRLFDRSSVNTIDFDDFIQVSVMLKNLTDKFRQKDTHQKGIVQLGYEEFLVMALDGR; this is translated from the exons ATGTCTTGGAACCAG CCTCCCAGATATGGTCAGCCTCGAGGATATGCTCCACCACCCCCACAGGCACAAGGATATGCCCCATCACAGGCACAAGGATATGCCCCACCACCCCCACAGGCACAAGGATATGCCCCACCACCTCCACGGGCACAAGGATATGCTCCAACTCAGCATGCACCACCACCAGGTGTAGATCCAAATGCATTCCACTGGTTTCAG ACTGTAGATCAGGATAGATCTGGTCGTATATCATCTAACGAGTTGCAAACTGCTCTaatgaacaataaaatgaaacagtTCAACTCTGAAACATGCAGACTAATGATAGGAATGTTTGATAAAGACAG TGATGGATTGATAGACATGTATGAGTTTTCCGCCCTCTGGGCTTATATACAGCAATGGAGACAATGTTTCGATTCATTTGACACTGATAGGTCTGGAAATATTGATGCTAATGAACTGTTAAAAGCATTACACACATTCGGTTATAGATT ATCACATCAGTTTTGCCAATTAATTGTGAGGTTGTTTGATCGAAGTTCAGTAAATACAATCGATTTCGATGATTTTATACAAGTCTCTgttatgttgaaaaatttaaCTGATAAGTTTCGCCAAAAAGATACGCATCAGAAAGGAATTGTCCAATTAGGATATGAAGAG tttttggtGATGGCATTGGATGGCCGATGA
- the LOC144431965 gene encoding sorcin-like isoform X2, whose translation MVSLEDMLHHPHRHKDMPHHRHKDMPHHPHRHKDMPHHLHGHKDMLQLSMHHHQTVDQDRSGRISSNELQTALMNNKMKQFNSETCRLMIGMFDKDSDGLIDMYEFSALWAYIQQWRQCFDSFDTDRSGNIDANELLKALHTFGYRLSHQFCQLIVRLFDRSSVNTIDFDDFIQVSVMLKNLTDKFRQKDTHQKGIVQLGYEEFLVMALDGR comes from the exons ATGGTCAGCCTCGAGGATATGCTCCACCACCCCCACAGGCACAAGGATATGCCCCATCACAGGCACAAGGATATGCCCCACCACCCCCACAGGCACAAGGATATGCCCCACCACCTCCACGGGCACAAGGATATGCTCCAACTCAGCATGCACCACCACCAG ACTGTAGATCAGGATAGATCTGGTCGTATATCATCTAACGAGTTGCAAACTGCTCTaatgaacaataaaatgaaacagtTCAACTCTGAAACATGCAGACTAATGATAGGAATGTTTGATAAAGACAG TGATGGATTGATAGACATGTATGAGTTTTCCGCCCTCTGGGCTTATATACAGCAATGGAGACAATGTTTCGATTCATTTGACACTGATAGGTCTGGAAATATTGATGCTAATGAACTGTTAAAAGCATTACACACATTCGGTTATAGATT ATCACATCAGTTTTGCCAATTAATTGTGAGGTTGTTTGATCGAAGTTCAGTAAATACAATCGATTTCGATGATTTTATACAAGTCTCTgttatgttgaaaaatttaaCTGATAAGTTTCGCCAAAAAGATACGCATCAGAAAGGAATTGTCCAATTAGGATATGAAGAG tttttggtGATGGCATTGGATGGCCGATGA